The region TGTTTGGTGTGTGTGTAGTGCCAGGGGACAGTGCGCGGAACCATAAACGTATATTTGGCCTAAACGCCTACACATGTCAACAAATTAGTAAACACGCGGCTGtggttaaatattaatttacatttttatctGTGTCTTCTGCTTCTCGACCTCGATCGCGATTTCGACCTAGACCTTCTTCTGTGGCCGTCCCTATCCCGGTAGGCCGCTCTATCTCTGTATCCCCGGTGCCTGTCTCTATGAGACCTGTCTGAGTTGTTTCTGGATGGCGATTTTGATGCTGTTCcgctccttctccttccgTTTCTACTATCTCTGGTGCTATTCAGGGAGGAGCCACTGCCCCTGAGAATAAATGTGATATGTCACGTTAAGTGGCATAAATTGCACGACGGCGTGCATAGACTATATCTAGGCCTTACTTGTCCCTATTTTCCTGGATGTAGGCCGACAATGCCTTTGACATGTCCCTGAGCTTCTGGAATCCTACATGGATCTTTCCACTGTAGTGCTCGGTGAGTCTTCTGTCACTATCCGTGGCTAAAATGAGTTATTAGTGGCGAGTATACGTGTAAGCTTCTGGTATTGAGCTCCAACACATAAGGTTGAGTGCTATCTGGCCATTCAACCGCAGGAGCTACTGGTAAGAGCTAACTAGTGTGCTTTATGCACCCTGCTTTCCTCCGAATGCTGACTTACCTGATAGAAGTGCTCCGCACACGTCACAGGGCTTCAGCCTCTGCTGAAAACTTCCCTCACCCGCCTTCTCCAGCATCTCTAGCTTACTTTTCTTCAAGTGCTCCGCCTCCTCCACTATCTTGAGGGACTCTTCAACTTCGCCGTTCATCCCGAGTTCATCGGCCTAAACAGTTGTTAAAAGTGGCTGTAACGCAGTAAGAGTGCCAATGTGTGACTGGGAACACGCTCACCAGGGCCATCTTCGCCTGTATTTGACTGTCTATTCTCTTCGCCTCCTCAACGATCATTGGGTCCAGCGTCCTCTTTCTGACGACATCATCTTCCACCTGAAGCACTTTGAGCGTTCCGGCTGCTCTTACCCTCGCCTTTCCTCTTGCTATTTTTTTATCGCAATCCTCTAAAATTGGTTGAATCACCTTTAGGGTATCCAACTCGTATCCAAAGAAGTGGTCCTTCCTTTCGTTGAAGTACCTATAAATCCGTCAAAAGCGCTCTTTTCAGTCAATTTTAAGCCAAATTGCAAAATGCTTTAATTTATCTGTGCCTTTACCTCTCTCGCAACTTTTCAGAGTGTATTTTTGCGCATTCTCCCATGTAAAATTTCTAAATACAATCATATTGGTGTTTAGGGCTATTTATGGctaattatattgtatttttaaaccgaatttacttattttctACCGTGTTTTCGAAGAGGTCATGTGGGCAGATTCCGGTCAGAAATAGCTTACAAACATCAGGGTCGGCGAATGACTTTCGTGATTCCAAGTCCTCCTTCTGCTCATATTTGCCCATTAGCTCTGCTAACGTGGCCCTTATCTGATCCATTGTATGAAAAGGGGATTTTATAACAATATACTTTCAACTtgttttcttttttattcttgACAGTGAGTGCTCTCACCCCAACACATATCACTTTTTACACCAATGGCACTCGTAGTTAccttttaaaaaactcCTAAATCGTTTATaagattatttttattttatttttacttatttaagCCCCTTTACTCTATCGCGTACCATCAATCAATCCTCTTCAACTCCCCCTTTTCCCTTCCTTCTTCAATTTATTTCTTCGTCACCTACTTTTTTTTACCATCTCCCTCGTTACACCTGTCTATTTCCTACTGTTTTATCTATCTACTTTCTGCTTTCTATACAGTTTTAATAGAGTACATTACTTTACGTGTTACAGGTACAGTGACGACGTGAATGCGATCCCCTTCTTAAGCTTAGAAATACACGTTAGGAATATTTCCTCCATCGTTATGTTTCCTATGTTTCTGGACGCACATGCCAGCTGTCTCAAGAGTTCGTCCAGCCTCCTATATACATGTTTCAGGTCATCTCACTCTGATCGCTTACCTTATGCACCTGATCACTGATCCTTCAAACACTGAGGAGTCTGACAGTATTTCTATGAAGGGGTCTCCTTTTGCCCATCTGTACACTACTGACATCAGCGTCGGCCTCAGTTTGTTTACGTATTCCACTTCATCCACTAGGATGTCACACTCCACCATGACTTCCACTATTTCCGTTGCGATTTCCTACACAAATTGGCAGTTACTCTGATTCATACTTTCTTATATATATGGGCGCTATCACTCGTTTATATGCTCTAACTATACGTATAACACCGTATAAACACTCTAAGTACGTATAACACTGTATAAAAGCTCTAACTATACGTATAACACTGTATAAACACTCTAACTATACGTATAACACTGTATAAACGCTCCTAGTGTTCACATAACACTGTATAATCGATCAAGTGTTCGTGCAACACCGCTATCTAATACTTGCAGCTTACTCTGATCTTGTTGTACGATTCCAGCAATTTGAGTTCTGTTGGCAACTTCGCCTCCTTCCTATCGTCGTTTACCAGACAACTCAGTGATGCGCATATCTGCTCCGGCTCCATCTTTTCAAA is a window of Theileria orientalis strain Shintoku DNA, chromosome 2, complete genome DNA encoding:
- a CDS encoding uncharacterized protein (LUC7 related family protein); its protein translation is MDQIRATLAELMGKYEQKEDLESRKSFADPDVCKLFLTGICPHDLFENTKFYMGECAKIHSEKLRERYFNERKDHFFGYELDTLKVIQPILEDCDKKIARGKARVEDDVVRKRTLDPMIVEEAKRIDSQIQAKMALADELGMNGEVEESLKIVEEAEHLKKSKLEMLEKAGEGSFQQRLKPCDVCGALLSATDSDRRLTEHYSGKIHVGFQKLRDMSKALSAYIQENRDKGSGSSLNSTRDSRNGRRRSGTASKSPSRNNSDRSHRDRHRGYRDRAAYRDRDGHRRRSRSKSRSRSRSRRHR